In Microcebus murinus isolate Inina chromosome 20, M.murinus_Inina_mat1.0, whole genome shotgun sequence, the following are encoded in one genomic region:
- the SPG7 gene encoding mitochondrial inner membrane m-AAA protease component paraplegin isoform X2 — protein sequence MSLRLRLLTPTFKGIRGLLLKQHLVRNPVILWQLLGGTYYFNTSRRKQKSKDNDKPKGRTPEEEEEERRRREREDQMYRERLRTLFIIAVIMSLLNALNTSGGNISWNDFVNEMLAKGEVQRVQVVPESDVVEVYLHPGAVVFGRPRLALMYRMQVANIDKFEEKLRAAEDELNIDGKDRIPVSYKRTGFFGNALYALGMTAVGLAILWYVFRLAGMTGREGGFSAFNQLRMARFTIVDGKMGKGVSFKDVAGMHEAKLEVLEFVDYLKSPERFLQLGAKVPKGALLLGPPGCGKTLLAKAVATEAQVPFLAMAGPEFVEVIGGLGAARVRSLFKEARARAPCIVYIDEIDAVGKRRASAVSGFSNTEEEQTLNQLLVEMDGMGTTDHVIVLASTNRADILDNALMRPGRLDRHVFIDLPTLQERREIFEQHLKSLKLTQASTYYSQRLAELTPGFSGADIANICNEAALHAAREGHTSIHTFNFEYAVERVIAGTAKKSKILSKEEQKVVAFHESGHALVGWLLEHTEAVMKVSIAPRTNAALGFSQMLPRDQYLFTREQLFERMCMALGGRASEAISFNKVTSGAQDDLRKVTRIAYSMVKQFGMAPSVGPVSFPDAQEGPTGVGRRPFSQGLQQMMDHEAKLLVANAYRHTERVLLDNLDKLQALANALLEKEVINYEDIEALIGPPPHGPKKLIPPQRWVDAQREKRDSVEEAEAQQPLQGGEPSWPK from the exons AGCTTGCGTTTACGACTGCTAACCCCTACCTTTAAAGGGATCCGTGGATTGTTATTGAAACAGCATCTAGTTCGGAATCCAGTCATACTTTGGCAACTTTTAG GTGGCACTTACTATTTTAACACCTCCAGGAGGAAGCAGAAGAGTAAGGACAATGACAAACCCAAGGGGAGGACCCCTGAAGAGGAGGAAG AGGAGAGGAGGCGCAGGGAGCGCGAGGACCAGATGTACCGCGAGCGGCTGCGCACGCTGTTCATCATTGCCGTCATCATGAGCCTGCTGAACGCGCTCAACACCAGTGGGGGCAACATCTCCTGGAACGACTTCGTCAACGAGATGCTGGCTAAAGGCGAGGTGCAGCGGGTGCAGGTGGTGCCCGAGAGCGACGTGGTCGAGGTCTACCTGCACCCCGGCGCCGTGGTCTTCGGGCGGCCT AGGCTGGCCTTGATGTACCGAATGCAGGTCGCAAATATTGACAAATTTGAAGAGAAGCTTCGGGCAGCTGAAGATGAGCTGAACATCGACGGCAAGGACAGGATCCCGGTTTCCTACAAGCGCACGGGATTCTTTGGGAA CGCGCTCTATGCCCTGGGGATGACGGCAGTGGGTCTGGCCATCCTGTGGTACGTCTTCCGTCTGGCCGGCATGACGGGGAGGGAAGGCGGATTCAGTGCTTTT AACCAGCTCAGAATGGCTCGTTTCACCATTGTGGATGGCAAGATGGGCAAAGGAGTCAGCTTCAAAGATGTGGCTGGGATGCATGAAGCCAAACTGGAAGTCTTAGAGTTTGTGGACTATCTCAAG AGCCCGGAGCGCTTCTTGCAGCTCGGCGCCAAGGTTCCAAAGGGTGCGCTGCTGCTCGGACCCCCCGGCTGTGGGAAGACGCTGCTGGCCAAGGCGGTGGCCACGGAGGCCCAGGTACCCTTCCTGGCGATGGCCGGCCCGGAGTTCGTGGAGGTCATCGGAG GCCTTGGCGCTGCTCGAGTGCGGAGCCTCTTCAAGGAGGCACGGGCCCGGGCCCCCTGCATCGTGTACATCGACGAGATCGACGCCGTGGGCAAGCGGCGCGCCAGTGCCGTGTCCGGCTTCTCCAACACGGAGGAGGAGCAGACGCTCAACCAGCTCCTGGTGGAGATGGACG GCATGGGCACCACGGACCACGTCATCGTCCTGGCGTCCACTAATCGAGCCGACATTTTGGACAACGCTCTGATGCGGCCAGGCCGTCTCGACCGACATGTCTTCATTGACCTTCCCACCCTGCAG GAGAGGCGTGAGATTTTTGAGCAGCACCTGAAGAGCCTGAAGCTGACCCAGGCCAGCACCTACTACTCCCAGCGTCTGGCGGAGCTGACGCCTGGATTCAGCG GTGCCGATATCGCCAACATCTGTAACGAGGCCGCGCTGCATGCCGCGAGGGAGGGGCACACGTCTATCCACACCTTCAACTTCGAGTACGCCGTGGAGCGCGTCATTGCCG GGACTGCCAAAAAGAGCAAGATCTTATCCAAGGAAGAGCAGAAGGTGGTCGCGTTCCATGAGTCGGGCCACGCCCTGGTGGGCTGGCTGCTGGAGCACACGGAGGCCGTGATGAAG GTCTCCATCGCACCGCGGACCAACGCCGCTCTGGGCTTCTCGCAGATGCTCCCCAGAGACCAGTATCTCTTCACCAGGGAGCAGCTGTTCGAGCGGATGTGCATGGCCCTGGGTGGCCGCGCCTCGGAGGCCATCTCCTTCAACAAGGTCACGTCCG GGGCCCAGGATGACCTGAGGAAGGTCACCCGCATCGCCTACTCCATGGTGAAGCAGTTCGGGATGGCGCCTAGCGTTGGGCCCGTCTCCTTCCCAGATGCCCAGGAGGGCCCTACGGGTGTGGGACGGCGCCCCTTCAGCCAGGGCCTGCAGCAGATGATGGATCAC GAAGCGAAACTGCTGGTGGCCAACGCCTACAGACACACTGAGCGGGTGCTGCTGGACAACCTGGACAAGCTGCAGGCG CTGGCCAACGCCCTTCTGGAGAAGGAGGTGATCAACTACGAGGACATCGAGGCCCTCATCGGCCCGCCACCACACGGGCCTAAGAAGCTGATCCCCCCGCAGAGGTGGGTCGACGCC